One Thalassospira marina DNA window includes the following coding sequences:
- the asnB gene encoding asparagine synthase (glutamine-hydrolyzing) has product MCGIFGHNQAEIASIENSHAALNTLTHRGPDNWGYELCNGIYLGHRRLSILDLSEKGRQPMLAQNVYLTVNGEIYNYKELRRNLIDEFDVTFTSESDSEVLLHGYIHWGINRLLQLVDGMFALSIYDVSTNTIILARDHVGIKPIYYWHEDKKFAWASELKAIESYVGKTKLSIDSTAVYDFMTYLYVPCPKTVYQNVFKLEPGHYVEFDALSGELCKTRYWELEVCPRHDVVDWGDYIREAMSISVKSQLVSDVPVGFFLSGGVDSSVVCFEASKTLEKLQTFSIGHMDKESDESPFARMVAKAIGSTHLERFFSTDVANNNFELLRQLYDEPFGDVSALPTNEVCRLAREHVTVVLTGDGGDELFGGYVPYANAENIFSSEKNPKSWIRPLCVAVKTYAPHRSIVKKAQRFEVKTLSDPMEKWAAAKGGLVCSDPLKRRWAKAHNIPADYDDFWYYRKFDRPDLGARTRAQFIDFHTYMHDSVLTKVDRASMAVALETRVPFLSKKMISAAWSIPEEIRYCNGDLKGILKQSYDQFLPHAALYRRKQGFSVGRIGKKDRLYDRAKNVPKQILQKLFPELLSGRQV; this is encoded by the coding sequence ATGTGCGGAATTTTCGGTCATAATCAAGCAGAGATTGCCTCAATCGAGAATTCTCATGCCGCGCTTAACACTTTAACGCATCGGGGCCCCGATAATTGGGGATATGAACTTTGTAATGGCATTTATCTTGGGCATCGTCGTTTAAGTATCCTTGATCTGTCTGAAAAGGGCCGTCAGCCGATGCTCGCCCAGAACGTCTATTTGACGGTTAATGGCGAGATTTACAATTACAAGGAGTTGCGTCGGAATCTGATTGACGAATTTGACGTAACTTTTACCAGTGAGAGTGATAGTGAAGTTCTCCTGCATGGATATATTCACTGGGGAATTAATCGTCTGCTTCAGCTAGTCGATGGTATGTTTGCACTTTCAATATATGATGTATCTACAAATACCATCATTTTGGCGCGGGACCATGTGGGTATCAAGCCGATTTATTATTGGCATGAAGACAAGAAATTTGCGTGGGCGTCTGAACTTAAGGCTATCGAGTCTTATGTTGGCAAGACCAAGCTTAGTATAGATAGTACGGCTGTTTATGACTTTATGACGTATCTGTATGTGCCTTGCCCTAAAACAGTCTATCAGAATGTTTTTAAGTTAGAGCCAGGGCACTATGTTGAATTTGACGCCTTGTCTGGAGAGTTGTGTAAAACTCGATATTGGGAACTTGAGGTCTGCCCGCGCCATGACGTGGTTGACTGGGGGGATTATATTCGGGAGGCAATGTCAATATCGGTCAAATCTCAGCTGGTTTCTGATGTTCCCGTAGGATTTTTTTTAAGTGGGGGCGTCGATTCAAGTGTCGTTTGTTTTGAAGCCTCTAAGACACTTGAAAAATTGCAGACATTTTCGATTGGACATATGGACAAAGAGTCCGATGAGTCGCCGTTTGCAAGAATGGTTGCCAAGGCTATTGGGTCAACTCACTTAGAGCGTTTTTTCAGTACTGACGTTGCAAATAATAATTTCGAGTTGTTGCGTCAATTATATGATGAGCCTTTTGGTGATGTATCGGCATTGCCAACAAATGAAGTATGTCGTCTGGCGCGGGAGCACGTTACGGTTGTTCTTACCGGTGACGGAGGGGATGAACTGTTTGGCGGCTATGTTCCCTACGCGAATGCAGAGAATATTTTTTCATCAGAAAAAAATCCAAAATCATGGATAAGGCCGCTATGCGTTGCGGTGAAAACTTATGCTCCGCACAGGTCGATCGTCAAAAAAGCACAACGTTTTGAAGTTAAAACTCTTTCTGATCCAATGGAGAAATGGGCAGCAGCAAAGGGCGGGCTGGTATGTTCCGACCCGTTAAAGCGACGTTGGGCAAAGGCGCATAATATACCCGCCGACTATGATGACTTTTGGTACTATCGTAAATTTGACCGGCCGGATTTAGGGGCACGAACACGTGCGCAATTTATTGATTTTCATACATATATGCACGATTCCGTTCTGACAAAGGTGGATCGAGCGAGTATGGCCGTAGCATTGGAGACACGGGTTCCTTTTTTGAGCAAGAAGATGATTTCGGCTGCTTGGTCTATTCCCGAAGAAATTAGGTACTGTAATGGAGATTTGAAGGGCATATTGAAGCAATCCTACGATCAGTTTTTGCCTCATGCTGCACTATATCGGCGGAAACAGGGATTTAGTGTTGGTCGCATTGGAAAAAAAGATCGTCTGTATGATCGTGCCAAAAACGTACCAAAGCAAATTTTGCAAAAACTATTTCCAGAGTTGTTATCAGGTAGGCAGGTGTGA
- a CDS encoding glycosyltransferase family 2 protein → MNISYVITVFNKAPYITDVIDALATEYEQLPEKLEYIFIDDGSSDDSVEQIRKNQDRLPGQVIIIKQENQGAAVATNVGVDRAQHEWIRLLDGDDIPSRQSTYAMYQLAKQYDVSFVIGSYGYFRQGEDLAPQIPTVQPKDHVVMSQNECLKRFIKNFNHNSSCILVKKSLFMAFKGADTRLVSPDYTLALRAVASTDRIVRVTSNVSLMVEAAPGRLSAQIARSRYDSILAIYYLAHELLPNRRDVALAVYKRACSRSYRYAKTLKNRPLWHFLRYIRSRLFPPENLKKATFDCLTAYTPDRTTNRPVEWTPGRKKR, encoded by the coding sequence ATGAATATTTCGTATGTCATTACTGTATTTAATAAAGCACCTTATATCACCGATGTGATTGATGCCTTAGCCACAGAATACGAACAACTGCCCGAAAAGCTCGAATACATTTTCATCGATGATGGTTCATCAGACGATTCAGTCGAACAAATCCGCAAGAATCAAGATAGACTTCCTGGCCAAGTTATTATCATAAAACAGGAAAATCAAGGAGCAGCGGTCGCAACCAACGTTGGTGTAGACCGCGCGCAACATGAGTGGATTCGCCTGCTTGATGGCGATGACATTCCTTCTCGACAGTCAACATACGCCATGTATCAGTTGGCAAAACAGTATGACGTAAGTTTTGTTATTGGCAGCTATGGATATTTCCGACAAGGAGAAGATCTGGCACCACAGATTCCAACGGTCCAGCCTAAAGATCACGTTGTCATGTCTCAAAATGAATGCCTTAAGCGATTTATTAAGAATTTCAACCACAATTCAAGCTGTATTCTCGTCAAAAAATCTCTCTTTATGGCGTTCAAAGGGGCCGACACAAGACTGGTCTCCCCAGACTATACTCTAGCGTTGCGCGCAGTTGCTTCAACAGACCGAATTGTGCGTGTGACCAGCAACGTGTCGCTTATGGTTGAAGCCGCACCGGGCAGACTTTCTGCTCAAATCGCACGCAGCAGATACGATTCAATCCTCGCAATTTACTATCTCGCACATGAGCTGTTACCAAATCGCAGGGATGTCGCTCTTGCGGTATATAAGCGCGCGTGTTCACGCTCATATAGATATGCAAAAACCCTTAAAAATCGTCCACTTTGGCATTTCCTCAGATATATACGCTCTCGCCTTTTTCCGCCTGAAAATCTCAAAAAAGCAACATTTGACTGCCTAACGGCCTACACCCCCGATAGAACAACAAACCGGCCCGTTGAATGGACACCTGGCAGAAAGAAAAGGTAG
- a CDS encoding carboxymuconolactone decarboxylase family protein codes for MSIAEIKDSLPAYAKDLKLNLGTLFSNPGMTDQQIYGTALACAYASRNAKLLRAVAAEAAGKLSDEALEASKGAAAIMGMNNIYYRFTHLVSEKEYSTMPARLRMNIIGKPGIDKADFELFSLAVSVINGCGMCIDSHEKVLKQAGLNKEAVQNAVRIASVIHAVAAVLDAEDALEG; via the coding sequence ATGTCTATCGCTGAAATTAAAGACTCCTTGCCGGCCTATGCCAAGGACTTGAAGCTGAACCTGGGAACCCTGTTTTCCAACCCGGGTATGACTGACCAGCAGATTTATGGAACGGCCCTGGCCTGTGCCTATGCTTCGCGCAATGCAAAATTGCTGCGTGCTGTGGCCGCCGAAGCCGCAGGCAAGCTGTCTGACGAAGCACTTGAAGCTTCCAAGGGGGCTGCTGCCATCATGGGCATGAACAATATCTATTATCGTTTCACGCACCTGGTGTCGGAAAAAGAATATTCGACCATGCCCGCCCGCCTGCGCATGAACATTATTGGCAAGCCAGGTATCGACAAAGCGGATTTCGAGTTGTTTTCTTTGGCTGTATCTGTGATCAATGGTTGTGGCATGTGTATTGATAGCCACGAAAAAGTTCTCAAACAGGCCGGCCTGAACAAGGAAGCCGTTCAGAACGCGGTCCGGATCGCATCGGTTATCCACGCGGTTGCGGCGGTTCTGGATGCCGAGGACGCGCTGGAAGGCTAA
- a CDS encoding peroxiredoxin — MLTVGDTLPEFNLTGVSGKTADSFAPVTDKSYAGKWKILFFWPKDFTFVCPTEIVGYGELNGDFEDRDAVLLGCSTDTDFVHAAWRTHHEDLGDSPFVWLADEKKELANALGVIAKGEGVALRATFIVDPEGIIRHVQVNDLSVGRNPQETLRILDALQTDELCPCNWNKGEATL, encoded by the coding sequence ATGCTCACCGTTGGAGATACCCTCCCAGAATTCAATCTTACCGGTGTTTCGGGCAAAACCGCAGACAGCTTTGCCCCGGTTACCGACAAATCCTATGCCGGTAAATGGAAGATCCTGTTCTTCTGGCCGAAGGACTTCACCTTTGTCTGCCCGACCGAAATCGTTGGTTATGGCGAACTGAACGGTGACTTCGAAGACCGTGACGCTGTTCTGCTCGGCTGCTCGACCGACACCGATTTCGTCCACGCTGCATGGCGTACCCACCACGAAGATCTGGGCGACAGCCCCTTCGTTTGGCTGGCTGACGAAAAGAAAGAACTGGCAAATGCTCTGGGCGTGATCGCAAAGGGTGAAGGCGTTGCTCTGCGCGCGACTTTCATCGTCGATCCGGAAGGCATCATCCGCCACGTTCAGGTGAACGATCTTTCTGTTGGTCGTAACCCGCAGGAAACCCTTCGTATTCTTGATGCACTGCAGACCGACGAACTCTGCCCGTGCAACTGGAACAAGGGTGAAGCCACCCTCTAA
- a CDS encoding LysR substrate-binding domain-containing protein, producing MAAQPSIKQLKYLVALAETGHFGRAAEACFITQPSLSAAISELENLLGAQLVERNKRQVLITALGQEVVSRARHILREVDELAIVAHAANQPLVGPINIGVIPTIGPYLLPDVMARLRSGFPKMQPFLREDQTAKLVDLLLAGKLDLALIALPIEENGLEEMDLFEDRFVFACSPDNPLTAKKHINIDDIKDEKLLLLEDGHCLRDQALEICQRAGWSKSADFQANSLSTLVQMVVAGIGSTLLPEMALEVEARRRDSIAILPFENPVPVRRIGLVWRRSSARKAEYRKLGAYLRGALNPCKAADVA from the coding sequence ATGGCGGCCCAACCCAGCATCAAACAGTTAAAATACCTGGTCGCGCTGGCGGAAACCGGCCATTTTGGCCGCGCTGCCGAGGCATGTTTCATCACCCAACCCAGCCTTTCTGCCGCGATCAGCGAGCTTGAAAACCTGCTGGGCGCGCAACTTGTGGAACGTAACAAACGCCAGGTGCTGATCACGGCACTGGGACAGGAAGTTGTTTCGCGGGCGCGGCATATTTTGCGTGAAGTGGATGAACTGGCCATTGTTGCCCATGCTGCCAACCAGCCGCTGGTCGGGCCGATCAATATCGGTGTGATCCCCACCATCGGCCCCTATCTGCTGCCCGATGTAATGGCGCGCCTGCGCAGCGGTTTCCCCAAAATGCAGCCCTTCCTGCGCGAAGACCAGACAGCCAAGCTCGTTGACCTGCTGCTTGCCGGCAAGCTTGACCTGGCCCTGATCGCCCTGCCGATCGAAGAAAACGGCCTTGAAGAAATGGACCTGTTTGAAGACCGGTTCGTTTTCGCCTGCAGCCCGGATAACCCGCTGACGGCCAAAAAACACATCAATATCGACGATATCAAAGACGAAAAACTGCTGCTTCTTGAAGACGGGCACTGCCTGCGTGACCAGGCACTGGAAATTTGCCAGCGCGCCGGATGGAGCAAATCTGCCGATTTTCAGGCCAATAGCCTTTCTACCCTGGTGCAAATGGTTGTTGCCGGTATCGGATCAACGCTGCTGCCCGAAATGGCGCTTGAGGTCGAAGCCCGCAGGCGGGACTCTATTGCCATTCTGCCCTTTGAAAACCCGGTTCCGGTACGGCGGATTGGCCTGGTCTGGCGCCGCAGTTCGGCCCGCAAGGCAGAATACCGCAAGCTTGGCGCCTATTTGCGCGGCGCACTAAACCCATGCAAGGCCGCCGACGTCGCCTGA
- a CDS encoding rhomboid family intramembrane serine protease — protein MLPIKDNNPTTLTPWVTWGLIAVNIVVFVMTLTLGQRGIIRANIEFGAIPAVLFGHVELPPEFAAFPPGFEFLTIFTAMFMHGGWMHVGGNMLYLWVFGNNVEDAMGHWRFLFFYLLCGVAAALGHALADTTSQIPMIGASGALAGVLGAYFLLFPKARVLVWFFWVLIFYVPAVVVLGFWIGMQVINLSTGVNDGVAWAAHVAGFAAGLILIPLFKYRHIPLWQGGPKQQPVFGVYRPGRHRAGANSNGNGPEFRFDTPPWAAAYEREKAERRNARRGFGKGPHTTNRGDNGYTSGNQEPWTWQPGNVIYGEDQSGGNGHSNASSTNPQSRPRHPRPWGAAPHIDADKHDASSPPQAATPKRHGIGVPGVSRPTNRRDND, from the coding sequence ATGCTGCCAATCAAGGATAACAATCCCACCACCCTGACACCCTGGGTCACTTGGGGCCTGATTGCAGTTAATATCGTTGTTTTCGTCATGACGCTGACTTTGGGTCAGCGCGGGATTATCCGCGCCAATATTGAATTTGGCGCCATCCCTGCCGTGCTGTTTGGCCATGTCGAACTGCCGCCCGAATTTGCCGCCTTCCCGCCCGGCTTTGAATTTTTGACCATCTTTACCGCCATGTTCATGCATGGCGGCTGGATGCATGTGGGCGGCAACATGCTTTACCTTTGGGTGTTCGGCAACAATGTCGAAGACGCCATGGGGCACTGGCGCTTTTTGTTTTTCTATCTGCTTTGTGGTGTTGCCGCCGCACTGGGCCATGCCCTGGCCGATACCACATCGCAAATCCCCATGATTGGTGCATCTGGCGCACTGGCAGGGGTGCTTGGTGCCTATTTCCTGTTATTTCCCAAGGCACGGGTGCTGGTGTGGTTTTTCTGGGTGCTTATTTTCTATGTCCCGGCGGTTGTTGTGCTGGGTTTCTGGATTGGCATGCAGGTCATCAATCTTTCAACCGGGGTCAATGACGGGGTGGCATGGGCCGCCCACGTTGCCGGGTTTGCCGCCGGGCTGATATTGATCCCACTATTCAAATACCGCCATATCCCGCTGTGGCAGGGCGGGCCGAAACAGCAACCGGTTTTTGGCGTATATCGCCCCGGTCGCCATCGTGCTGGTGCCAATAGCAACGGCAATGGCCCCGAATTTCGCTTTGACACTCCACCCTGGGCGGCAGCCTATGAACGAGAAAAAGCCGAAAGGCGCAATGCCCGGCGTGGCTTTGGCAAAGGCCCCCATACCACCAATCGCGGCGACAATGGCTACACTAGCGGAAATCAGGAACCCTGGACCTGGCAGCCCGGCAATGTGATTTACGGCGAAGATCAAAGCGGTGGTAACGGCCATTCCAACGCCAGCAGCACCAACCCGCAATCACGCCCGCGTCATCCGCGCCCGTGGGGTGCAGCCCCGCATATTGATGCCGACAAACACGATGCCAGCAGCCCCCCGCAGGCTGCTACACCCAAACGTCACGGCATCGGTGTTCCTGGTGTTTCGCGGCCGACGAACCGGCGCGATAATGATTAA
- a CDS encoding zinc-dependent alcohol dehydrogenase family protein: MLAAYFEEFQGPIEVQKLPAPEPADDGVVIEVGATGLCRSDWHGWMGHDSDVHLPHVPGHEFAGSIVAIGKNVKRFRVGDRVTVPFVSGCGHCSQCRSGNQQVCDRQFQPGFTAWGSFAQYVAIDYADGNLVALPEELDYVTAASLGCRFATSFRGVIDQGQVRAGQWVAVHGCGGVGLSAIMIAAAAGANVIAIDIDDEKLAFAKTIGANAMLNAKSVGDVASAIRDLSGGGAHVSVDGLGSAITCFNSVSCLRKRGKHIQIGLMTGDHAHAKIPMDKVVALELEVLGSHGMQTFRYDAMLDMIATGKIAPQKLIGDRITLAEGATALMNMDSFVGTGVTVIDRF; the protein is encoded by the coding sequence ATGCTTGCAGCCTATTTTGAGGAATTTCAGGGCCCTATCGAAGTCCAGAAATTGCCAGCCCCCGAACCGGCTGACGATGGTGTGGTGATCGAGGTTGGCGCGACCGGCCTGTGCCGCAGCGACTGGCACGGCTGGATGGGCCATGATTCCGATGTGCATCTTCCCCATGTGCCGGGCCACGAATTTGCTGGCAGCATTGTTGCCATTGGCAAAAACGTTAAACGGTTTCGCGTTGGTGACCGGGTCACCGTGCCGTTTGTTTCGGGATGCGGGCATTGTTCGCAATGTCGCAGCGGCAACCAGCAGGTTTGCGACCGGCAGTTTCAGCCGGGCTTTACCGCATGGGGCAGTTTTGCCCAGTATGTTGCAATCGATTATGCCGATGGCAACCTTGTCGCCCTGCCCGAAGAACTGGATTACGTCACCGCTGCCAGCCTGGGCTGCCGCTTTGCCACCAGCTTTCGCGGTGTGATCGATCAGGGCCAGGTGCGGGCGGGCCAATGGGTTGCGGTGCATGGCTGTGGCGGTGTGGGCCTTTCGGCGATCATGATTGCCGCAGCAGCGGGCGCAAACGTTATTGCCATTGATATCGACGACGAAAAACTGGCATTCGCCAAAACCATTGGCGCCAATGCCATGCTAAACGCCAAATCAGTTGGCGATGTTGCCAGCGCCATTCGCGACCTTTCGGGGGGCGGGGCGCATGTTTCGGTTGATGGGCTGGGCAGTGCGATAACCTGCTTTAATTCCGTATCCTGCCTGCGCAAACGCGGCAAACATATCCAGATCGGTCTTATGACCGGCGACCACGCGCACGCCAAAATCCCGATGGACAAAGTTGTCGCCCTCGAACTGGAAGTGCTGGGCAGCCACGGCATGCAGACCTTCCGTTACGATGCCATGCTCGACATGATCGCAACGGGCAAAATCGCCCCGCAAAAGCTGATTGGCGATCGCATCACCCTGGCCGAAGGGGCAACCGCCCTGATGAATATGGACAGCTTTGTTGGCACCGGCGTTACCGTGATTGACCGTTTCTAA
- a CDS encoding invasion associated locus B family protein, producing the protein MLFGKATLVRCVFAAVGAFMAISAASGPAMAQDAGKDPLWKKECDDKNPDRCQIGQQVFLQKDVDGKKETVGRILAVTVQKATNPKTKEEFTVLNMQLPLGVDLRPGIVIKVDDGQEIKVIYGKCTNAGCDAAMVMTDDLTKAMKAGATLFVGFRAWGNDQTQVIKASLTGFTAALNSIKAS; encoded by the coding sequence ATGCTGTTTGGCAAGGCGACGCTGGTACGTTGTGTGTTTGCCGCTGTTGGTGCGTTTATGGCCATTTCGGCTGCATCAGGCCCGGCGATGGCACAGGATGCAGGCAAAGACCCGCTTTGGAAAAAAGAATGCGACGACAAGAATCCTGATCGTTGCCAGATTGGCCAACAGGTTTTCCTGCAAAAGGATGTGGATGGCAAAAAAGAAACCGTGGGCCGTATCCTGGCCGTAACGGTGCAAAAGGCCACCAACCCGAAAACCAAAGAAGAATTCACTGTCCTGAACATGCAGTTGCCGCTGGGTGTTGATCTGCGCCCTGGCATCGTGATCAAGGTTGATGACGGCCAGGAAATCAAGGTGATTTACGGTAAATGCACCAATGCGGGCTGTGATGCCGCCATGGTCATGACCGATGACCTGACCAAGGCAATGAAGGCCGGGGCGACCCTGTTTGTTGGCTTCCGTGCATGGGGCAATGACCAGACCCAGGTGATCAAGGCATCGCTGACGGGCTTTACCGCTGCGCTTAACTCGATCAAAGCCAGCTAA
- a CDS encoding glutamine amidotransferase-related protein, whose product MNCISGLAKVLLVFNSAHGRPGRVGRVLADLGYEFDIRRPGEGEDLPSDLSPYQGVIVFGGPMSANDDHEPNVARIMEWLPRVVDANVWYLGICLGAQMMARNLGAVVRPHDGAQTEIGYYPAYATDAGRDLFPANMMVYHWHSEGFEVPAGGELLMTGDVFPNQAYHVDRRIWGIQFHPEVDDDIHESWLERAADKTDRPNAQNPDQQRAGRRKHDAAFGEWFAAFAGKVLLPTGAVSSFSTQDR is encoded by the coding sequence GTGAATTGTATTTCGGGTTTGGCGAAGGTTCTTCTGGTTTTTAATTCCGCCCACGGTCGACCGGGCCGGGTTGGCCGGGTTCTGGCCGACCTGGGATATGAATTTGACATTCGCCGCCCCGGTGAAGGCGAAGACCTGCCATCTGACCTGTCGCCCTATCAGGGCGTGATCGTTTTTGGCGGCCCGATGAGTGCCAATGACGACCATGAACCCAATGTTGCCCGTATCATGGAATGGTTGCCGCGCGTTGTGGATGCCAATGTGTGGTATCTGGGTATTTGCCTGGGCGCGCAGATGATGGCGCGGAATTTGGGCGCGGTTGTTCGCCCGCATGACGGGGCGCAAACCGAAATCGGCTATTATCCGGCTTATGCGACCGATGCCGGACGTGACCTTTTTCCCGCCAATATGATGGTCTATCACTGGCACAGCGAAGGTTTCGAGGTTCCTGCCGGTGGTGAATTACTGATGACGGGCGATGTTTTTCCCAATCAGGCCTATCATGTTGATCGTCGTATCTGGGGGATTCAGTTTCATCCCGAAGTGGACGATGACATCCATGAAAGCTGGCTGGAACGTGCGGCCGATAAAACCGACCGTCCGAATGCCCAGAACCCTGACCAGCAACGTGCCGGCCGGCGCAAACATGATGCGGCCTTTGGCGAATGGTTTGCCGCCTTTGCCGGCAAGGTCCTGTTACCGACAGGTGCCGTATCAAGTTTCTCGACACAGGACCGTTAG
- the ychF gene encoding redox-regulated ATPase YchF, with translation MGFKCGIVGLPNVGKSTLFNALTQTAAAEAANFPFCTIEPNTGRVSVPDDRLDKIVAISKSAQIIPTQLEFVDIAGLVRGASKGEGLGNQFLANIRETDAIVHVLRCFEDGDITHVEGSVDPVRDAETIETELMLADMESLEKRVTGLQKRAKGNDKDAKLTLELVERTLEVLRDGKPARVVEINNEDEAKAFRMLQLLTSKPVLYACNVDEESAAEGNELSAKVAEMAAAQGARSVVVSAAIESEVALLESAEEKEEFLESLGLEETGLARVIREGYKLLNLLTFFTVGPKEARAWTVFDGATAPNAAGVIHTDFERGFIKAETMAYDDFIACNGEAGAREAGKLRQEGKSYIVKDGDIFHFKFNV, from the coding sequence ATGGGATTCAAATGTGGTATCGTTGGTTTGCCCAATGTTGGTAAATCGACCCTGTTTAACGCCCTGACACAGACGGCAGCCGCCGAAGCGGCCAATTTTCCGTTCTGCACGATCGAACCGAATACCGGCCGTGTTAGCGTTCCCGATGATCGCCTGGACAAAATTGTCGCCATTTCCAAGTCGGCCCAGATCATTCCGACCCAGCTGGAATTTGTCGATATTGCCGGTCTGGTGCGTGGGGCATCCAAGGGTGAAGGACTGGGTAACCAGTTTTTAGCCAATATCCGCGAAACCGATGCCATTGTGCATGTGCTGCGCTGCTTTGAAGATGGCGACATCACCCATGTTGAAGGTTCGGTCGACCCGGTTCGCGATGCGGAAACCATCGAAACCGAACTGATGCTGGCTGATATGGAAAGCCTGGAAAAGCGCGTTACCGGCCTGCAGAAACGTGCAAAAGGCAACGACAAGGATGCCAAGCTGACCCTTGAACTGGTTGAGCGCACCCTGGAAGTGCTGCGTGATGGCAAACCGGCCCGCGTTGTTGAAATCAACAACGAAGACGAAGCCAAGGCATTCCGTATGTTGCAGCTTCTGACCAGCAAGCCGGTTCTGTATGCCTGCAACGTTGATGAAGAAAGTGCTGCCGAAGGCAACGAACTTTCGGCAAAGGTTGCGGAAATGGCTGCGGCACAGGGCGCACGTTCGGTTGTGGTTTCGGCGGCAATTGAATCCGAAGTCGCCTTGCTTGAAAGTGCCGAAGAAAAAGAAGAATTCCTTGAAAGCCTTGGCCTTGAAGAAACCGGCCTCGCCCGTGTTATTCGCGAAGGTTACAAGCTTCTGAACCTTCTGACGTTCTTTACCGTTGGTCCGAAAGAAGCCCGCGCCTGGACCGTGTTTGACGGTGCAACCGCACCCAATGCGGCCGGTGTGATCCACACCGATTTTGAACGTGGCTTCATCAAGGCTGAAACCATGGCCTATGATGATTTCATCGCCTGCAATGGCGAAGCTGGCGCACGCGAAGCAGGCAAACTGCGCCAGGAAGGCAAAAGCTATATCGTCAAGGATGGCGATATCTTCCACTTCAAATTCAATGTCTGA
- the pth gene encoding aminoacyl-tRNA hydrolase, translating into MFLVVGLGNPGSGYAGNRHNIGFMAADEIVRRYSFGPWRRKFQGQVAEGDIGGSKVLVLKPETFMNLSGQSVGEVLRFYKIPIEDVIVLHDELDLPPGKLRVKRAGGHGGHNGLRSIDAHCGKEYRRVRLGIGHPGDKARVHGHVLGDFSKSEQNNWLMALLEGVAQEMPRLIKGDESAFMSKVANLVSPPKPKAEKPAKPQKAAGEANGAKDNASPVSEKPAQDKTAPKNAGSEPKDDASTSMAAALAKAFRLKK; encoded by the coding sequence ATGTTTTTGGTGGTTGGACTGGGAAACCCGGGTTCGGGATATGCCGGCAATCGTCACAATATCGGCTTTATGGCGGCGGACGAAATCGTCCGCCGCTATTCTTTTGGCCCCTGGCGGCGCAAGTTTCAGGGGCAAGTGGCCGAAGGCGACATTGGCGGTAGCAAAGTTTTGGTGCTGAAGCCGGAAACCTTTATGAACCTGTCCGGGCAATCGGTCGGGGAAGTGCTGCGGTTTTATAAAATTCCGATCGAAGATGTGATCGTCCTGCATGACGAGCTGGATTTGCCACCGGGCAAATTGCGGGTCAAACGGGCAGGCGGGCATGGCGGGCATAACGGCCTGCGATCGATTGATGCCCATTGTGGCAAGGAATACCGCCGGGTAAGGTTGGGTATTGGCCATCCTGGTGACAAGGCACGGGTGCATGGCCATGTTTTGGGGGATTTTTCCAAATCCGAACAGAACAATTGGCTGATGGCCCTTCTTGAAGGAGTCGCGCAGGAAATGCCGCGCCTGATCAAGGGGGATGAAAGTGCATTCATGAGCAAGGTTGCCAACCTTGTTTCGCCGCCCAAACCAAAGGCGGAAAAACCGGCAAAGCCGCAAAAGGCCGCTGGTGAGGCCAATGGCGCCAAGGACAATGCCAGCCCGGTAAGTGAAAAGCCGGCACAGGATAAGACAGCACCAAAGAATGCCGGAAGCGAGCCGAAGGATGACGCGTCGACATCAATGGCCGCCGCCCTTGCCAAGGCATTTCGCCTGAAGAAATAG